In a genomic window of Variovorax paradoxus:
- a CDS encoding DUF2783 domain-containing protein, producing the protein MTASTPTLITDAHLEAPDDFYEALIEAHQGLSTEESHAYNARLVLLLANHIGSLPVLREALAAAK; encoded by the coding sequence ATGACCGCATCCACCCCCACGCTGATCACCGACGCGCACCTCGAGGCGCCCGACGATTTCTACGAAGCGCTGATCGAGGCGCACCAGGGCCTGAGCACCGAGGAGAGCCATGCGTACAACGCGCGCCTCGTGCTGCTGCTGGCCAACCACATCGGCTCGCTGCCCGTGCTGCGCGAAGCGCTGGCGGCCGCGAAATGA